One genomic window of Aethina tumida isolate Nest 87 chromosome 3, icAetTumi1.1, whole genome shotgun sequence includes the following:
- the LOC126265012 gene encoding protein spinster-like — protein MMIGGPIFGYLGDRYNRKITLMIASTIWISMTIIASFIQKTFQLFFFFRGLSGIGDSGYHAVAPAVIGDYYIGQQRYKMLAIYYLALPFGAGLGYIIGAQTAIYTSSWRWGLRIVPCLAITALILHCFLEECPRGESEGAAMTSTNWKEDLSYMVKIKTYILSVVSFTCLTFVGSASVYWAPKVLCLGLKLQDKDYAEGEYNEETSSLLFLGIIVISSGIIGVYIGYLLSSFFNVKYPKADPLICGIGMLTAAPLVILSFIIAMYNTWASYFIGFLGFTAINLQPAVVSGILMSVIVPSRRSMATGVFSFVCHLFGDAMSPYMFGLWTYYFKKLLDPEDIPPTRIIQYKAFLCAVYVTSVIDVIGGITYLIAACFVEKDRLKQKQAVLESRRPVTTL, from the coding sequence ATGATGATTGGAGGACCAATATTTGGATACTTGGGCGATcgttataatagaaaaataacgTTAATGATTGCTTCTACAATTTGGATTTCAATGACAATTATAGCGTCTTTTATACAGAAAACCTTCCAATTATTCTTTTTCTTTCGTGGTTTATCAGGAATTGGAGATTCTGGTTACCATGCCGTTGCACCTGCCGTAATAGGTGACTATTACATTGGACAACAGAGATACAAAATGTTGGCAATATATTATCTGGCACTGCCATTTGGTGCAGGTTTAGGGTATATAATAGGAGCTCAAACAGCAATATACACATCAAGTTGGAGATGGGGCTTAAGGATTGTTCCATGTTTGGCTATAACTGCATTGATATTGCACTGTTTTCTGGAAGAGTGTCCAAGAGGTGAGAGTGAAGGCGCAGCCATGACATCCACGAATTGGAAAGAGGATTTAAGTTACATGGTGAAAATCAAAACGTACATCCTCAGCGTTGTGTCATTTACATGTCTAACTTTTGTGGGTAGTGCATCGGTTTACTGGGCTCCTAAAGTACTATGTCTGGGTTTAAAATTGCAAGACAAAGATTATGCAGAAGGAGAATATAATGAAGAAACTTCTTCTCTGTTATTCCTTGGAATTATAGTTATCAGTTCCGGAATTATTGGTGTCTATATTGGTTATCTTCTCAGTTCATTTTTCAATGTTAAATATCCTAAGGCTGATCCGTTGATATGTGGAATTGGTATGCTTACCGCAGCACCCCTGGTTATACTATCTTTTATAATAGCCATGTACAATACGTGGGCATCGTATTTTATTGGATTTCTAGGATTTACTGCTATTAATTTGCAACCAGCTGTGGTAAGTGGAATTCTCATGTCAGTTATAGTCCCTTCTAGAAGATCCATGGCGACTGGtgtgttttcttttgtttgtcATTTATTTGGTGACGCAATGAGTCCTTACATGTTTGGACTTTGgacgtattattttaaaaaactgttgGACCCAGAAGATATACCGCCTACTAGAATCATACAGTATAAAGCGTTTCTTTGTGCCGTGTACGTTACATCAGTGATTGATGTGATAGGAGGAATCACATATTTAATAGCTGCTTGTTTTGTGGAAAAAGACAGGTTGAAACAAAAGCAGGCTGTGTTGGAAAGTCGAAGACCTGTAACAACGTTGTAA